A region from the Canis lupus baileyi chromosome 27, mCanLup2.hap1, whole genome shotgun sequence genome encodes:
- the VPS29 gene encoding vacuolar protein sorting-associated protein 29 codes for MLVLVLGDLHIPHRCNSLPAKFKKLLVPGKIQHILCTGNLCTKESYDYLKTLAGDVHIVRGDFDENLNYPEQKVVTVGQFKIGLIHGHQVIPWGDMASLALLQRQFDVDILISGHTHKFEAFEHENKFYINPGSATGAYNALETNIIPSFVLMDIQASTVVTYVYQLIGDDVKVERIEYKKS; via the exons ATG TTGGTGTTGGTATTAGGAGATCTGCACATCCCACACCGGTGCAACAGTTTGCCGGCTAAATTCAAAAAACTGCTGGTGCCAGGAAAGATTCAGCACATTCTCTGTACTGGAAACCTTTGCACCAAAGAGAGTTATGACTATCTCAAGACTCTGGCCGGTGATGTTCATATTGTGAGAGGAGACTTCGATGAG aaTCTGAATTATCCAGAACAGAAAGTTGTAACTGTTGGGCAGTTCAAAATTGGTTTGATCCATGGGCATCAAGTTATTCCATGGGGAGACATGGCCAGCTTAGCCCTGTTGCAGAGGCAGTTCGATGTGGACATTCTTATCTcgggacacacacacaaatttgaaGCATTTGAGcatgaaaataaattctacatTAACCCAGGTTCTGCCACTGGAGCATATAATGCCTTGGAAAC AAACATTATTCCTTCATTTGTGCTGATGGACATCCAGGCTTCTACAGTTGTCACTTATGTGTATCAACTAATTGGAGATGATGTGAAAGTAGAACGAATTGaatacaaaaaatcttaa